The following are encoded in a window of Rubellicoccus peritrichatus genomic DNA:
- the lpxB gene encoding lipid-A-disaccharide synthase: protein MDLPSPASRPDLLVVAGEHSGDAHAARMVRQAKAKNPGLAVCALGGDELKDAGAELLFDLTEHSVVGLFEVLKNYGFFKELFEATIAWIKEHRPRAVCFIDYPGFNLRLAKRLCDEKLAVKGGGEIKLLYYISPQIWAWKTGRRFKMAKLLDSLAVIFPFEVSCYSDTDLPVNFVGHPFVEEDHALPLTYDPDAPILLLPGSRQTPVKRILPVMLEGLRAFRKIDSKRKVIIVYPSDPIRESEAAILSQYPDLQDCVSLETLANGQRVSAVLTSSGTMSLEVALAGVPGAIVYRANPLTYMIGRRVVKIDYLGIANILLDRPAWPEFIQGAASPDALADQLQQCINGKSRIAASTKDAAALKTILGEAADMQPADWLLSELEA from the coding sequence ATGGACTTACCTTCACCAGCATCTCGCCCAGATCTCCTCGTCGTCGCCGGTGAGCATTCCGGTGATGCGCATGCGGCAAGGATGGTTCGGCAGGCCAAAGCGAAGAATCCCGGGCTGGCAGTTTGTGCTTTGGGTGGGGATGAATTGAAGGATGCCGGAGCGGAGTTGCTATTTGATCTGACTGAACATTCAGTAGTCGGGCTTTTTGAAGTCTTGAAAAATTACGGCTTCTTTAAGGAGCTGTTTGAGGCAACAATCGCATGGATCAAGGAGCATCGTCCAAGGGCGGTTTGTTTTATTGATTACCCCGGCTTTAATCTTCGTCTGGCAAAGCGACTTTGCGATGAAAAGCTTGCAGTCAAAGGTGGTGGAGAGATCAAGTTGCTTTACTACATCAGTCCGCAGATCTGGGCATGGAAAACCGGACGCCGCTTTAAGATGGCAAAGTTGTTGGATAGCCTGGCCGTTATTTTCCCTTTTGAGGTTTCCTGCTACTCTGATACGGATCTGCCAGTAAATTTCGTTGGACACCCTTTTGTTGAGGAGGATCATGCACTTCCGTTGACTTACGATCCGGATGCACCGATTCTTCTTTTGCCGGGAAGTCGTCAGACTCCAGTGAAGCGAATTCTTCCTGTCATGCTGGAAGGCTTGCGTGCGTTTCGAAAGATAGACTCGAAGCGCAAAGTGATCATTGTCTATCCATCCGATCCAATTCGGGAATCCGAGGCGGCGATTCTATCTCAGTATCCCGATCTACAGGATTGTGTCTCGTTGGAAACTTTGGCGAACGGACAACGCGTGTCTGCAGTGTTGACGAGCTCCGGGACGATGTCCTTGGAAGTTGCGCTGGCTGGTGTTCCAGGAGCCATTGTTTATCGCGCGAACCCGCTCACCTACATGATTGGCCGCCGGGTGGTGAAAATCGATTACCTGGGGATTGCCAATATTCTCTTGGATCGCCCCGCATGGCCGGAGTTCATCCAAGGCGCCGCAAGCCCTGATGCTTTGGCGGATCAATTGCAACAATGCATCAACGGGAAGTCACGTATTGCAGCGAGCACGAAAGATGCCGCCGCCTTGAAAACGATTTTAGGTGAAGCAGCGGATATGCAACCTGCTGATTGGTTGCTTAGCGAATTAGAAGCGTAA
- the gdhA gene encoding NADP-specific glutamate dehydrogenase: protein MTQHKTRHHYIRDVLKIVKQRNHSEPVFIQAVNEVLETLGNVVEEHPEIEEQNLLERLCEPERQLIFRVAWKDDSGHVRVNRGFRTEFSSVLGPYKGGLRFHPNVNMGVIKFLGFEQIFKNSLTGLSIGGAKGGADFDPEGKSEDEVMRFCQAFMNELFRHIGPKKDVPAGDMGVGAREIGYLFGQYKKLTNQYEMGVLTGKGVGWGGSLARKEATGYGVVYYANEMLKARGESLKGKRCIVSGAGNVALYTIQKLQQLGANVVACSDITGTVVQKNGIDWEKLRMVSEDERKHVNYFAEITPDSEFCLGGKVWEVPCDYAFPCATQNELDDTDAADLVANGCKMVCEGANMPCTSEALDVFREADVLIGPAKAANAGGVAVSALEMQQNAGLERWSFEEVDDQLQTIMKSIFETCVHCANKYSTKEDYIAGANIGGFLRVAQAMLSFGIV from the coding sequence ATGACTCAACACAAGACCAGGCATCACTACATCCGCGACGTCTTAAAAATCGTCAAACAGCGCAACCATAGTGAGCCAGTCTTTATCCAGGCAGTAAACGAAGTACTCGAAACACTCGGCAATGTCGTCGAAGAACATCCGGAAATCGAAGAACAGAATCTGCTCGAACGCTTATGCGAACCGGAACGTCAGCTCATATTCCGGGTCGCCTGGAAAGACGACTCCGGCCATGTTCGCGTCAATCGTGGTTTCAGAACGGAATTCAGTAGCGTTCTCGGGCCATATAAGGGTGGCTTAAGATTTCACCCGAATGTCAACATGGGGGTGATCAAATTCCTCGGATTTGAACAGATTTTCAAGAATAGCCTGACTGGTCTGAGCATTGGCGGAGCCAAAGGGGGTGCGGATTTTGATCCTGAAGGGAAAAGCGAAGACGAGGTCATGCGCTTCTGCCAGGCTTTCATGAATGAGTTATTTCGCCATATTGGCCCCAAGAAAGATGTCCCTGCCGGTGACATGGGAGTTGGTGCCCGCGAGATTGGCTACCTTTTCGGCCAGTATAAAAAGCTGACCAATCAGTATGAAATGGGTGTCCTCACCGGCAAGGGTGTTGGCTGGGGTGGCTCACTCGCACGCAAAGAAGCCACCGGATACGGTGTGGTTTACTACGCCAACGAAATGCTGAAAGCCCGCGGCGAGTCACTGAAAGGCAAACGCTGTATCGTCTCAGGCGCGGGTAATGTCGCTCTCTACACCATTCAGAAGCTTCAACAACTGGGGGCAAACGTCGTCGCCTGTTCGGATATTACCGGGACCGTTGTCCAAAAGAACGGTATAGACTGGGAAAAGCTTCGCATGGTTAGTGAAGACGAGCGCAAGCACGTCAATTACTTTGCTGAGATCACTCCGGATTCCGAGTTCTGCCTTGGTGGTAAAGTCTGGGAAGTCCCGTGTGACTACGCCTTCCCCTGTGCCACCCAGAATGAACTCGACGACACTGATGCAGCCGATCTGGTTGCAAACGGCTGTAAGATGGTTTGCGAAGGCGCAAACATGCCCTGCACTTCTGAGGCCTTGGATGTATTCCGCGAAGCCGATGTTTTGATTGGCCCGGCGAAAGCAGCCAACGCAGGCGGTGTTGCCGTATCAGCTCTGGAAATGCAACAGAATGCAGGTCTTGAGCGTTGGTCTTTTGAAGAAGTCGATGATCAACTTCAAACGATCATGAAATCCATTTTTGAGACCTGTGTTCACTGTGCGAATAAATACTCCACCAAAGAAGACTACATTGCCGGGGCTAATATCGGCGGCTTTCTTCGAGTCGCACAAGCCATGTTGAGCTTTGGGATTGTCTGA
- a CDS encoding glycoside hydrolase family 28 protein: MNAKTEKVFNIIDYGAKPWELSTDEIQAAIDACHEAGEGKVLFPKGNYITGTLFLKSNVHLDFANGATLYGSSELKDYAEVPVATEEPHFSKCLFYVSEAENISITGQDTAVINGRGYFFKHSPERPKLFRIEKSKNIRFEDITVKNSGSWCIYFGECDSIWMTRVSVYNKENHNNDGMNFDGCANVWIKDCNLQVEDDAICLKSSVNRTTENIHIEGCTVSSYHAAFKLGTASGWTFKDITVKNCRFYDCRYGAIKLLMVDGGMIDNIHISDIELFNCGGPIFLRLGNRGRDYTKSIKQIYSEDVSPEGRPVGSLKNVYIGNISGRLFGRNTAVEGIMFTGLPGHRIENVTLENIDLSFSGHGDLDTKGLVVPEDEARYPEQSFFGTLNSYGLFIRHAKDVTLKNINFGLRGHDSRPAIYLEDVVDSRLEDIEFALGHGVKQSIIVKDSPGLQLDDVLANGKEVIIPKHE; this comes from the coding sequence GTGAACGCAAAAACTGAAAAAGTCTTTAATATCATAGACTATGGAGCAAAGCCCTGGGAGCTGAGCACTGACGAAATACAAGCCGCGATCGACGCCTGCCATGAAGCTGGTGAAGGGAAAGTTCTTTTTCCGAAAGGCAATTATATAACCGGAACGCTGTTTCTAAAGAGCAATGTCCACTTGGACTTCGCCAATGGCGCTACTCTCTACGGGAGCTCGGAGCTAAAAGATTACGCGGAGGTTCCTGTCGCTACGGAGGAGCCACATTTTTCAAAGTGCCTCTTTTACGTCAGCGAGGCCGAAAACATTTCCATCACCGGCCAAGACACAGCTGTGATTAACGGGCGGGGCTATTTTTTTAAGCACTCACCCGAGCGGCCAAAACTATTTCGAATCGAGAAATCTAAAAACATACGTTTCGAAGACATTACTGTAAAGAATTCTGGATCATGGTGTATTTATTTTGGCGAGTGCGATAGCATCTGGATGACTCGCGTTTCGGTCTACAATAAAGAAAATCATAATAACGATGGCATGAATTTTGATGGCTGTGCCAACGTATGGATCAAAGACTGCAACTTACAGGTAGAAGACGACGCAATCTGCTTGAAAAGTTCAGTTAACCGAACCACTGAAAACATCCATATCGAAGGCTGTACTGTAAGTAGCTACCATGCTGCCTTTAAGTTAGGAACCGCATCGGGTTGGACCTTCAAAGATATAACAGTTAAGAACTGTCGTTTCTATGACTGTCGCTACGGTGCGATCAAACTACTGATGGTTGATGGCGGCATGATTGATAACATTCATATTTCCGACATCGAACTGTTCAATTGCGGAGGGCCGATTTTTCTACGACTGGGAAATCGTGGGCGAGACTACACTAAATCGATTAAACAAATTTACAGTGAAGATGTTTCACCTGAAGGCCGCCCAGTCGGAAGTTTGAAGAATGTTTACATCGGGAATATTTCCGGTCGCCTTTTCGGACGTAATACAGCCGTTGAGGGTATTATGTTTACCGGCCTTCCCGGACATCGGATCGAGAACGTCACCTTGGAAAATATTGATCTGAGTTTTTCTGGTCACGGCGATTTGGACACGAAGGGACTTGTCGTACCGGAAGATGAAGCGCGTTATCCGGAACAGTCATTTTTCGGAACACTCAATTCCTACGGATTATTCATCCGTCATGCTAAAGATGTTACGCTTAAGAACATCAATTTTGGGTTACGTGGTCACGATTCGCGCCCAGCGATTTATCTTGAGGATGTGGTCGATAGTCGGCTTGAGGATATCGAATTCGCTTTGGGCCATGGTGTCAAACAATCCATCATTGTGAAAGATTCCCCTGGATTGCAGTTAGATGACGTCCTGGCGAATGGCAAAGAGGTAATCATTCCTAAGCATGAATGA
- a CDS encoding Gfo/Idh/MocA family oxidoreductase — protein sequence MAKQAPLRCGVAGVGYLGQHHARIYGALKQTELVGVYDVSAKRAREVAKEHGGEVFDSIEALGEACDAVSVVTPTDLHHDVAIPLLERNCHLLIEKPITPTLEEAESIMQKAKEKGRIVQVGHIEHFNPVMAFLEKNVTDPRFITCDRLAPFKKRGIEVGVVLDLMIHDIGVILQLVKSPIARIDSVGVNVMTKTEDIANTRIAFENGCVANINTSRVSRKAVREIRVFQPNAYLSLNFAEQKGHLIRKGKLGLSKKDIPIEKGEPLMLELASFADAIQSQSNPKVDARLGATALEIAIQVTEQIRASM from the coding sequence ATGGCTAAACAGGCTCCTTTACGTTGTGGGGTTGCTGGTGTCGGGTATCTCGGCCAGCATCATGCCCGCATATACGGTGCGCTCAAGCAGACCGAGTTGGTTGGCGTCTATGATGTCAGTGCGAAAAGGGCGCGTGAGGTTGCAAAAGAGCATGGAGGCGAGGTGTTTGACAGCATTGAAGCCCTGGGGGAAGCATGCGATGCAGTAAGCGTGGTCACTCCAACTGATCTACACCATGATGTGGCGATTCCTTTGTTGGAGCGTAACTGCCATTTGCTGATCGAGAAGCCGATTACGCCGACACTGGAGGAGGCCGAATCGATCATGCAGAAAGCCAAGGAGAAAGGCCGTATCGTTCAGGTCGGCCATATTGAGCATTTCAACCCGGTGATGGCTTTCCTCGAAAAGAACGTGACGGATCCACGTTTCATCACTTGCGATCGCTTAGCTCCTTTCAAGAAACGTGGGATTGAGGTTGGGGTTGTGCTCGATTTGATGATTCACGATATCGGGGTGATTCTGCAACTGGTGAAAAGCCCGATTGCGCGCATTGATTCCGTCGGGGTCAATGTCATGACCAAAACCGAGGACATTGCCAACACGCGCATCGCTTTCGAGAATGGTTGTGTGGCTAATATCAACACCAGTCGTGTTAGCCGGAAGGCCGTTCGCGAGATCCGTGTTTTTCAACCTAACGCCTATCTTTCGCTCAACTTTGCAGAGCAAAAGGGGCATCTCATTCGCAAGGGCAAACTCGGATTAAGCAAAAAGGACATCCCTATCGAGAAAGGCGAACCACTGATGCTCGAGCTGGCTTCTTTTGCCGACGCAATTCAAAGCCAATCCAATCCCAAGGTAGATGCCCGCCTTGGCGCCACTGCACTGGAAATCGCAATTCAGGTGACAGAGCAAATCCGGGCTTCAATGTAG
- a CDS encoding alpha/beta hydrolase, protein MKTENIASGANSVSFKSKGINIAGVLYVPENFDSSKSYEGVVMTPPFPQVKDQVMANYGPKMAERGYVALAFDYNSKGESDSYEPNFRDDENMTRKWEDLRNAISYLGSLSFVEGINGIGFCGGGNIMSSTIITDLRVKAFASVSAMMASDMIQFANRNAFIQQVKAANAARQKMFETGEPVSHDYFGYEDPDYLEKNPDLSGTVAEGYDYYGTGRGGKETYPNFTNVLISTVFETAAINPGEHYADKMIQPYCGIVGSEADTAICTKAFFDKVTSEKEYHEIKGASHVGLYDIPENINKVVEIIDTFFKKHGTI, encoded by the coding sequence ATGAAAACAGAAAACATCGCATCAGGAGCAAACAGCGTCAGCTTTAAAAGCAAAGGCATCAACATCGCAGGAGTACTGTATGTTCCAGAAAACTTTGATTCAAGTAAGTCCTATGAAGGCGTTGTTATGACTCCGCCATTCCCACAGGTTAAAGATCAAGTAATGGCAAACTATGGTCCCAAAATGGCGGAACGTGGCTATGTTGCTCTTGCCTTTGACTACAATTCGAAAGGTGAATCCGACTCCTACGAGCCGAACTTTCGCGACGACGAGAACATGACTCGCAAATGGGAAGATTTACGCAATGCGATCTCCTACCTTGGAAGCCTGTCATTTGTCGAAGGCATCAACGGGATCGGTTTCTGCGGCGGTGGAAATATCATGTCATCCACAATCATTACTGATCTGCGGGTTAAGGCATTTGCCTCCGTCAGCGCCATGATGGCCTCAGATATGATACAATTTGCTAATCGCAATGCATTCATCCAACAAGTTAAAGCCGCGAATGCTGCACGCCAGAAAATGTTCGAGACGGGAGAGCCAGTTTCTCACGATTACTTCGGTTACGAGGATCCGGACTATCTCGAGAAAAACCCTGATTTGTCCGGAACCGTTGCAGAAGGTTACGACTATTATGGCACAGGGCGTGGGGGCAAGGAGACGTATCCGAACTTCACCAATGTGTTGATCTCCACAGTCTTTGAAACCGCAGCAATAAATCCAGGCGAGCATTATGCAGATAAGATGATACAGCCTTACTGCGGCATTGTTGGCTCAGAAGCGGATACCGCCATCTGCACCAAAGCTTTCTTCGATAAAGTGACTTCTGAAAAAGAATATCATGAGATCAAAGGCGCAAGTCATGTCGGCTTGTATGATATACCAGAAAATATCAATAAGGTTGTCGAGATTATCGACACGTTTTTCAAGAAGCATGGCACTATCTAA
- a CDS encoding glycosyl hydrolase 115 family protein, producing MTASLHAQEWNAPVRGSWIAGPQEGVSLSIGDLVADIVVSEDAHSSVKQAAEFLAQDIEKIIDQRPDIVSVMPDDKPYIRLATWGEDDVPDNEEFQVLEGKWEAHKIKTIDQSVWLVGANPRGTAFAAYTLSKRLGIDPLYHWTGYTPEKHETLRIKEIDYSADEPTFKYRGLFHDDEDILAIERDEKYGWPVGSGGTVPSEWYERFFETSLRLRMNMVAPFTRTRRPYEVRKTASDWGLHYTSHHYDILLSNPYGYERFDLAEERGIEGPYSWFENPEGIKKYWEAGVEENIELNCIWPVGLRGTEDHSHKFAEGTTQAEKNEAFLDVIRTQVAMARKQFPEDKEPVFHFTMWGEMFGILKSGIPDLPEEVIFIWPDDTDGGMGVLNHLPENTGKMKHGIYYHLAYWGPMRKQTTHTITPQKIEEEFRKVIDSGATEYMLNNVSELREYIMNTRFIAEICWDAETAFKEPDAAGRFTEWWCREYFGDAAADDAVTTYNNYFDIIHSYDQIWQGALALDQAIYWSHFHEYTPGRITFTQPEVAELIEKVHQRALRYDEVFEVAERAESHMNEEQARFFHDNALLGMLIDYRPTQAADIAFQRMMTQTSGPKYMIPFLKEAVMQPLKQLDDEVRQSEWGHFKDWYQETSMRKKKSVENPRYSYYQLKEFLKID from the coding sequence ATGACTGCATCATTGCATGCGCAGGAATGGAATGCACCAGTTCGCGGTTCCTGGATAGCTGGTCCGCAAGAAGGGGTTTCGCTTTCTATTGGCGATCTAGTCGCTGACATTGTGGTGTCCGAGGATGCTCATTCGAGTGTGAAACAAGCCGCAGAGTTTCTGGCTCAGGATATCGAAAAGATTATTGATCAAAGACCCGATATTGTCTCGGTGATGCCAGATGACAAACCGTATATACGCTTGGCTACATGGGGCGAGGATGATGTCCCGGACAATGAAGAGTTTCAAGTACTGGAGGGAAAATGGGAGGCACATAAAATCAAGACTATAGATCAAAGCGTCTGGTTAGTGGGGGCCAATCCCCGCGGAACAGCTTTTGCCGCATATACCTTGAGCAAGCGACTGGGAATCGACCCTTTATATCACTGGACGGGATACACGCCAGAGAAGCATGAAACGCTTCGAATCAAAGAGATTGATTACTCGGCGGATGAGCCAACGTTCAAGTATCGCGGCCTCTTCCATGATGACGAAGATATCCTGGCAATTGAGCGGGATGAGAAATATGGGTGGCCCGTAGGTTCTGGAGGAACGGTTCCCTCGGAATGGTATGAGCGGTTTTTCGAAACATCGTTGCGCCTTAGAATGAACATGGTTGCCCCTTTTACTCGCACACGCCGTCCATACGAGGTTCGGAAAACGGCGAGCGACTGGGGGCTGCATTATACCTCACATCATTATGATATCCTGCTCTCCAATCCCTATGGGTATGAACGTTTCGATTTGGCTGAAGAACGTGGCATTGAAGGACCCTACAGTTGGTTTGAAAATCCTGAGGGCATTAAAAAATACTGGGAAGCTGGCGTCGAAGAGAACATAGAGCTTAACTGTATCTGGCCGGTTGGTCTTCGCGGCACTGAAGATCATTCACACAAGTTTGCCGAAGGAACAACACAGGCGGAAAAAAATGAAGCGTTTCTTGACGTGATCCGGACGCAGGTTGCGATGGCCAGGAAACAGTTTCCAGAGGACAAAGAGCCTGTGTTTCACTTTACGATGTGGGGAGAAATGTTCGGCATCTTAAAAAGTGGGATTCCGGATTTACCAGAGGAAGTTATTTTTATCTGGCCGGATGATACTGATGGCGGAATGGGAGTGCTGAATCATCTTCCCGAAAATACGGGAAAAATGAAGCACGGCATCTATTATCATCTGGCTTACTGGGGGCCCATGCGCAAACAAACCACACACACCATTACACCTCAAAAGATTGAAGAGGAATTTCGCAAGGTGATCGACTCCGGAGCCACCGAATACATGCTCAACAATGTCTCGGAACTTCGTGAGTATATAATGAATACGCGTTTTATTGCCGAAATCTGTTGGGATGCTGAAACCGCGTTTAAAGAGCCGGACGCTGCAGGACGTTTCACGGAGTGGTGGTGTCGCGAGTATTTTGGCGACGCAGCCGCAGACGATGCAGTTACAACCTACAACAACTATTTTGATATTATCCATTCTTACGACCAGATTTGGCAAGGAGCGCTGGCGTTGGACCAAGCGATATACTGGAGTCACTTTCACGAATACACTCCTGGCCGAATTACATTCACTCAGCCAGAGGTTGCAGAACTAATTGAAAAGGTTCATCAGCGTGCATTGCGTTACGATGAAGTATTTGAAGTAGCTGAACGGGCCGAATCGCATATGAATGAAGAGCAGGCACGATTTTTTCATGACAATGCCTTGTTAGGTATGTTAATTGATTACCGCCCGACTCAGGCTGCCGACATCGCCTTTCAGAGGATGATGACCCAGACTAGCGGGCCCAAATATATGATACCGTTTTTAAAAGAAGCAGTGATGCAACCTTTGAAGCAATTGGATGATGAAGTCCGCCAATCGGAATGGGGTCATTTTAAAGATTGGTATCAGGAGACTTCCATGCGGAAAAAGAAGAGCGTGGAAAATCCGCGTTATTCATATTATCAGCTAAAAGAATTTTTGAAGATAGATTGA
- a CDS encoding alpha-amylase family glycosyl hydrolase: MKTALCPRTHLLFCFFYITTLFTSQVYGEWFFRGTPNNWDATQMTMLDANNYEIIQEFNGEEGNARFKIDRNGDWAESYPSQDYIIEDFKTYRINFNTISKEITVREFNDKWYFRGTPNAWNTAEMTHVGGDTYEYTATFNGQESPARFLIDHFGDFSERYPATDFHVTDFKTYKITFNAATKAITADEVWTPDTWYFRGTPNAWNTAEMTRVSANTYEYVATFNGEESPARFLIDHFGDFSERYPAVNDQLVTDDRIYKITFNSDTKAITTEEIGVIEPWYFRGTPNNWNTAAMTHTGNGFYEYTATFNGEESPARFLIDRYGDFSERYPIPDYEVTDNKTYRIIFDVVTKDITVTELGATSGDFREETIYFVMTTRFYDGDSANNMKCWDGSLNPNTDPAWRGDFKGLIEKLDYIKALGFSAIWITPVVKNASGYDYHGYHAIDHTKVDFRYESPGVTYQTLIDEVHARGMKIIQDIVLNHSCNFGEENLYPMFTRSETISFNEDPDVAMTINDVMGVLPNDYLTLVPNAQFGARIDAMKEDFNDTEFIYHHEKSLQWEGYTVQTAQIAGDTVDLNTENPTTAQYLIDAYNGFIDMGVDAFRVDTVKHISRLSFNNYYLPAFKARGGSDFFIFGEIASRYRQVWNSGIPAISTPFYTWAETQSYPWGTRVENEASTFQHWQDNDTVDNEPTSNNHLLFGNDYHAPDHSLNSGMAQIDFPMHWNFQYANDAFNVALGGDQWYNDATYNVTYVDSHDYAPDGAPENQRFAQPQDSWAENLSLMFTFRGIPCLYYGSEIEFKKGHVIDVGPNAPLENTGRAYFGSHIEGSINVTDFGEYSNVTGEMANTLNHPLAQHIRRLNLIRRAIPALQKGQYSTEGVSGSMAFKRRFTDGSTDSFALIAVSSGATFNGIPNGTYVDAITGDVQNVGGGSLTANVNGKGNLKVYVLNGPGKIGVDGTYLKP; encoded by the coding sequence ATGAAAACCGCCCTATGTCCCAGAACACATTTGTTGTTCTGTTTTTTCTACATCACGACTCTGTTTACTTCGCAGGTATATGGAGAGTGGTTCTTTCGCGGAACGCCTAATAATTGGGATGCCACTCAGATGACGATGCTGGATGCCAACAACTATGAAATCATACAAGAGTTCAATGGAGAAGAGGGGAACGCGCGTTTTAAAATCGATCGCAACGGTGACTGGGCGGAAAGTTACCCCTCCCAGGATTACATTATAGAAGATTTTAAAACTTACCGAATTAACTTCAACACGATCAGCAAGGAAATTACCGTTAGGGAGTTTAATGACAAATGGTACTTCAGGGGAACTCCCAATGCATGGAATACCGCAGAAATGACTCATGTTGGCGGGGATACTTATGAATACACCGCCACGTTTAACGGCCAAGAATCACCAGCGCGCTTCCTGATTGATCACTTTGGTGATTTCTCCGAACGCTACCCGGCGACAGATTTTCATGTAACTGATTTTAAGACATACAAGATTACTTTTAATGCTGCGACTAAAGCAATCACAGCAGATGAGGTGTGGACTCCCGACACATGGTATTTCCGTGGCACACCCAATGCATGGAATACTGCGGAAATGACGCGTGTGTCAGCGAATACATACGAGTACGTTGCGACGTTCAACGGAGAGGAGAGTCCGGCCCGGTTTTTAATTGATCATTTTGGAGACTTTTCAGAGCGCTATCCCGCAGTGAACGATCAACTGGTGACTGATGATCGCATTTACAAAATCACTTTCAACAGTGACACGAAGGCAATCACAACTGAAGAGATCGGAGTGATCGAACCCTGGTATTTTCGTGGCACGCCCAACAACTGGAATACTGCTGCCATGACGCACACGGGTAATGGCTTTTACGAATATACTGCCACCTTTAATGGGGAAGAATCACCTGCGCGTTTCCTGATTGATCGCTATGGTGATTTTTCCGAGCGATATCCAATCCCGGATTATGAGGTGACCGACAACAAGACTTATCGCATCATTTTTGATGTCGTTACAAAAGATATTACTGTGACTGAATTGGGGGCCACTAGTGGAGACTTTCGTGAAGAAACAATCTATTTTGTCATGACGACGCGTTTCTATGATGGTGACTCGGCTAACAATATGAAGTGCTGGGATGGCTCGCTCAACCCGAATACAGATCCGGCATGGCGTGGTGACTTTAAAGGCCTGATCGAGAAGCTCGACTACATCAAAGCACTGGGGTTTTCTGCCATCTGGATTACACCAGTAGTTAAAAATGCCAGCGGCTACGATTACCACGGTTATCATGCAATCGACCATACCAAGGTGGATTTTCGTTACGAATCACCCGGTGTGACTTATCAGACATTGATTGATGAAGTGCATGCTCGTGGCATGAAGATCATTCAGGACATCGTGTTGAATCATTCCTGTAACTTTGGTGAAGAGAATCTTTATCCGATGTTCACTCGGTCTGAGACGATCAGTTTCAACGAAGACCCGGATGTCGCCATGACAATCAACGATGTAATGGGTGTTCTGCCCAACGACTACTTGACGCTTGTGCCTAATGCCCAGTTCGGTGCGCGTATCGATGCCATGAAGGAAGATTTTAACGATACGGAATTCATCTATCACCACGAAAAGTCTTTGCAATGGGAAGGATACACCGTGCAGACCGCGCAGATTGCCGGTGATACAGTGGATCTGAATACAGAAAACCCAACGACAGCCCAATACCTGATCGATGCATACAATGGCTTTATCGACATGGGCGTGGATGCTTTCCGGGTTGATACGGTTAAGCACATTTCCCGTTTGAGTTTTAACAATTATTATCTGCCTGCATTCAAGGCCAGAGGTGGAAGCGATTTCTTTATCTTTGGGGAGATCGCTTCGCGGTATCGTCAGGTCTGGAACAGTGGTATTCCAGCAATCTCAACGCCTTTCTATACCTGGGCGGAAACGCAGTCTTACCCATGGGGGACCCGAGTCGAGAATGAAGCTTCCACTTTTCAACACTGGCAGGACAATGACACAGTTGATAACGAACCAACCAGCAACAACCACTTGCTATTTGGTAACGACTACCATGCTCCGGATCATTCTTTGAATTCAGGCATGGCACAGATTGATTTTCCGATGCACTGGAATTTTCAATACGCCAATGACGCATTCAATGTGGCTCTTGGTGGTGACCAATGGTATAACGACGCCACCTACAATGTCACCTATGTTGACTCCCATGATTACGCACCGGATGGCGCACCTGAGAATCAACGCTTTGCACAACCGCAGGACAGTTGGGCTGAGAACTTGAGCCTGATGTTTACCTTCCGTGGCATCCCTTGCTTATACTACGGCAGTGAAATTGAGTTTAAGAAGGGGCATGTCATCGATGTGGGGCCGAACGCGCCGCTTGAAAATACGGGTCGCGCATATTTTGGCAGCCACATTGAGGGCAGTATCAATGTCACTGACTTTGGTGAGTACTCTAATGTTACAGGAGAAATGGCCAACACTCTGAATCATCCTTTGGCCCAGCACATCCGGCGCTTGAACCTGATTCGTCGCGCCATACCTGCACTTCAAAAAGGGCAGTATTCCACCGAAGGCGTCAGCGGTTCCATGGCCTTTAAACGTCGATTTACCGATGGAAGCACGGATAGCTTTGCCCTGATTGCAGTGTCGAGTGGAGCGACTTTCAATGGCATTCCGAATGGCACCTATGTCGACGCTATCACTGGTGATGTTCAAAATGTCGGTGGTGGAAGTCTCACTGCCAATGTGAACGGCAAAGGGAACTTGAAAGTCTATGTTCTCAACGGACCAGGAAAGATAGGTGTTGATGGCACTTACTTGAAACCCTGA